The following proteins come from a genomic window of Nicotiana tomentosiformis chromosome 12, ASM39032v3, whole genome shotgun sequence:
- the LOC104105947 gene encoding heat shock factor-binding protein-like, producing the protein MDGHDGDNSKQSTADMTVFVQNLLQQMQTRFQTMSESIISKNIEMGNRIDELEQSINDLRAEMGQDGAPSPSASLKPREEPKTPDDSA; encoded by the exons ATG GATGGGCATGATGGAGATAATTCAAAGCAAAGCACTGCTGATATGACTGTGTTT gtccagaatcttcttcagcAAATG CAAACCAGATTTCAGACAATGTCTGAATCAATCATCTCGAAAAATATC GAGATGGGAAACCGGATTGATGAACTTGAACAAAGCATCAACGATTTGAGAGCTGAAATGGGTCAAGATGGTGCTCCATCGCCTTCAGCGTCTTTGAAACCAAGAGAGGAACCCAAGACACCGGATGATAGTGCATAA